Proteins co-encoded in one Erinaceus europaeus chromosome 2, mEriEur2.1, whole genome shotgun sequence genomic window:
- the LOC132536955 gene encoding carcinoembryonic antigen-related cell adhesion molecule 1-like has protein sequence MSSATSEITIEAVPPNPLEGMDVILLARNLTKDIIAISWTGGETLKSGFMIAGFDRSLHKDVPGDIFVSQAILQDNGSLLLKNVSRNNTGYYTLEVLRRSFQMTSVHLHLQVYFIIAHMTMPRLVTIKDMAKATNSLNSETLCTDGPYASISPAPCYYDTGDHLRLSCNGEPEKFTQASWLINGRPLQSTKELFIPQITLKNSASYVCLVYNSITHSYGYTIKTVTVLETVTQPLIQASKTTVSEKDTVIFTCLTEESGVSFWWLFNHKILQLTERMKLSSDGKALTILHVTKGDAGEYQCMVSNKASFRESTPLRLNVK, from the exons ATGTCATCTGCTACTTCTGAAATTACAATTGAAGCAGTACCGCCTAATCCTCTAGAAGGAATGGATGTCATTCTACTTGCCCGCAATTTGACTAAAGATATTATTGCCATATCGTGGACAGGTGGTGAAACTTTGAAGTCAGGGTTTATGATTGCAGGATTTGATAGGTCACTGCATAAGGATGTGCCAGGGGATATATTCGTAAGTCAGGCAATACTCCAAGACAATGGCTCTCTGCTGCTCAAGAACGTCAGCAGAAATAACACAGGATACTACACCCTGGAAGTATTGAGGAGATCATTTCAAATGACATCTGTACATTTGCATCTTCAAGTGTACT tCATAATTGCTCACATGACCATGCCTCGGTTAGTTACTATAAAGGATATGGCAAAGGCCACAAACAGTTTGAACAGTGAAACATTATGCACTG ATGGCCCGTATGCTTCCATTTCCCCTGCACCCTGCTATTACGATACAGGGGACCATCTCAGGCTCTCCTGCAATGGAGAACCTGAGAAATTCACACAGGCTTCTTGGCTGATAAATGGAAGGCCCCTGCAGTCCACAAAGGAGCTCTTCATCCCCCAAATAACTCTGAAGAATAGTGCGTCCTATGTCTGCCTTGTCTACAATTCAATCACCCATTCCTATGGATATACAATCAAGACTGTCACAGTCCTTG AGACAGTGACACAGCCATTAATCCAAGCCAGCAAAACCACAGTCTCAGAAAAGGACACAGTTATCTTCACCTGCCTTACAGAAGAATCTGGGGTCTCCTTCTGGTGGCTCTTCAACCACAAGATCCTGCAGCTCACAGAGAGGATGAAATTGTCCTCAGATGGCAAGGCTCTCACCATACTTCATGTTACAAAGGGGGATGCTGGAGAATACCAGTGTATGGTCTCCAACAAAGCCAGTTTCAGAGAAAGTACCCCCCTCAGGCTGAATGTGAAATGA